The sequence below is a genomic window from Setaria italica strain Yugu1 chromosome IV, Setaria_italica_v2.0, whole genome shotgun sequence.
ATTAGGTCAGTCATGACGAATCTACGAGCTTAACTCACATCTGACTTTCTGTTGACAACCAAAATTGGCAAACCTGGTCAGACCTGTCCAAACTGAtctcccaaccggtcagaccgatttGGTCAAAGTCCTCcaaatgcaaattggacttcactaTTGTGTAGCTCTTGTCAAGTGGATCAAAattcatatatagaacgtccgaTGTGGAGTTCGAATGAGAGAGGTATGACTTCGGAAAGATCTGCCCCCGAGGAGACACGTCAGACTGGTTCGCAAACCGATCAGACCGGTTTGGGTCCGTAGAGTCCAAGTACAAGTTCTATATTTTTGCACGAGATTTGTAAGAGTTTCGACTACACTAGtggcaagacctcccctcccctccctataaatataaaaggcCACGGCCAATTGAgggtatccaatcgatcaaaaatacatcttttatttttttaccttttccctttgccctagcttttccaatctACTACTTGGTATTTCTCCTTCTTGTCTATGTCAATTAAGGGCATTCTAGGTGCCCTGCCAACCCTAGAACAACCCTCCATGCGCCTGCCCTGACGGAGTCCCTCCCAAGCGAGCGTTCATTGGTCCGTCGTGACGCTGATTCGGCGAACCGGTTTGACCGGCTTGCATAACCAGTTTGACCGAGGTGCTGCAATGAGCTCTTCTGCACGCTACACGTTCAGTGCTCAAGTATTTGGGGCGGCGCATTTTCGTGCCAACATACTTTTTGGCGACTCcgccggggaagaagaagaaggatccGTCGGTTGCTATGGCCGATGATAAAGGAGCTACAGTGGAAATCGATTCCAAGAACATCATCGACATGACCGATAGAGATCAAGCGTCAAGCCTTCGAGGAATTTCATAAAGCTCGAAGGGAAGCTGAGTGGAAGGAATTCATGTCGAGTTTCGGAAGACTTGTCAACAAGGAGTGGTGGAGATTAAAGAATTTCAGTTTCCTCCTCTCCTCGATCAAGTATCAAAGGTAACACCCGATTTGAGTAAATCACTTGAAGCTATTTCAGAAGTTGCTAATCTTATTGATGGAGCTGTTAGTGCTACTTTTAATAACAAATTTGCTGCGATGAGTTAAAAATTTGAATCTATGATTAATTCTCGATTCGAGTGAGTAGAGGCcaaatttgataaaaaaatttctAGTAACGATGTTAGTGCATCTACTTCTAATACTGAAAATGTTAAATATAGTGCACTAGAGTATCCATCAGATTTGAATATACCTAAAATTCCCAGTGATGCATCACCAAAAAACCACATACATAGCCGGACTACCATTGGTAATTCGGCTGGTGGAGGGAATACAACGGTCGCTATGAATGCTTCATCATATGGTTGTGTATAACGAGCCCCCTGTTGGTTCACATGCTATAGTTTGGAAATTTCTGATAGGGATCTAGCTGATCTTGCTTATTCTGGTTTGCTTGATATTCATAAAGAGAAGTTAGATGGTCAAGAATTTCTAGATGTTAGTCGGTTATTGCAAAAAGGTGTAGCTAATGAAAACCAACTTAAAGAATCTAGGAATTTGCAAAAATCTAATGAAAAGTCTAGTCGTCCTGTTTATGCACTTAATTGTGAATCTTGCAACACGGACGATGAAGGCAAAGATGTTTATGCTGCTGAATTTATTTGGTCTCTTAAAGATAAACCTAGTACTTGTGCTTCTTTCAAGCCGGTCAATAGAAATTAGCAAGAGGATGTTAAATTCATCTTTGATACAGCCAAGTGCGATAGGATCTTTGATAAGTTGCTAAAACATGGAAAAATCAGATTGTCTCATGCCATACCACCAATTGAAGATTTAAAATGGCATGCCTATTGCAAATGACACAATTCTCATTCTCATGCAACAAATGATGGTAATGTTTTTCGTAGACAAATACAGTCGGCTATCAATGAAGGACAATTAAAGATTCATGCAATGGAAGTTGATGAGAATCCTTTTCCTGTAAATGCCTTTATGAACACCATTGAAATACATAATCCTAAAGTGCTAATTCGGCCACATCAAGCTGAAATGGCTAAAGGGAAAAATGTAATCATTGGTGAGAAAAAACAGAAGGAAAGAGTGTTGTTGCAGAAGGCCGCTCAAAGTACATTGAAGACTTCAACGCTCAAGGGGCAAGGCAAAACTAAGAACGCCGGTGCTGCAAAAACTGGTCTGACTGGTCTTAGCTCATCCAGGAGTAGCAGGGCTGACTCCAAGTTGAAGAGCAAGGTGAAGCCGACCTTCGAGGAACTTTTGGCCAAGTACAAGAAGGGAGGAACTAACCAGAAACAAGGAAGTTGGGCAAATAAAGAGAAAGGGTTGAATTCTTCACCTAAACGTAAGGAACAACCGTACTTTTATGAACCTCAAGTTAATTATGTTGCTGCACCTTATTCATATGTTGGACCGACTACACCATGTTCTTGGCCATATCCTTGATATTATTCACCTTTTGATTATGGTAGTTTACATATGCAACCATATATCATTCAATACCCTCCTACATGTCCAAATTATAGTTCAATGCAAAGGCTGATTGTTGCTAGCAATGATCTGTACAGAAGTGCATGTATTGGCCATAAAGTAGGTGAGAGAGACAGCAAGGAAAATTAAAAATCCACACAGCCGAGGGAAGGCTTGTCTCGTACTCAAAAGAGACGATTACAACGACTACGGAAGCAAGGATCGGTGGAGCAACATGCAGAGGTGACGCCGGCGAGGTCAGTAGCTACTAGGTAGGTATGGAGGCCAAAGCGAGTTGTTCCTTGAACTAAAAGCAAGTCTTATGGCCGATAAGATGCCATCGCCCttagagaaaaatatatggCTGATGCATTGTTCATCATCGTCCTTAGGCAATTTTGGTCCAGGATAGTATTTCTAGCACACATGCTTTGCCAAAAAataggggggcatgtgttgacgacCAAAATTGGCAGACCTGGTCAGACTTGTCCAGACCGGTCTCCCAACCGGTCAGAACGGTTTGGTCAAAGTCCTCCAAATGCAAATTGATcttcaccattgtgtagctctTGTCGAGTGGATCAAAATTTGTACatagaacgtccgatttggagttcagatgagagagttatgacctcTGAAAGATCTGCCTCCGAGGAGACATGTCagaaccggtcagaccggtttgggtCTGTAGAGTCCAAGTAGGATCTGTATTTTTGCACAAGATTTGTAAGGGTTTCGACTCCATTAGGGGCAAGACCTcctctccctataaatataaagggccacggccgattgagagcatccaatcgatcaaaaataCATCTTTTAGCCTTTTATCAATCCTTTTCCCTAATTTTTCCAATCTACTACTTgttgttcttccttcatctctaCGTCAATTGAGGACGTTCTAGGTGGCCTGCCAACCCTAGAACAACCCTCCATGCTCCTGCCCTGATGGGGTCCCTCCCGGATAAGTGTTCGTTGATCATTCGTCGGGCTGCTCCGGctaaccggtctgaccggcctgcATAACTAGTGTGACCGGCCTGTGTGGAGGTGCTGCAATGAGCTCCTCCACACACTGCACATTCAGTGCTAAGTATTTGGCGTGGCGTGTTTTCATACCAACACTTTCCTACGTAAAACATTTCCTTTTACCATTTCTTTTCCATCCAGCAGCTTTCAGCCATGATGCTTGATTTCCTACCATTTTTTTTCCCGAGGGTCCTACAAAAGTGCCAAGCAGCTCATGTTGTTTACTAGCATGTCTGGCCGATGCGCCGCACATCGGCACATTCCATCTCTATACTCTCCTTGTGCACCCGCTGTGGCACCGCCATGTGCCGCGCCATTCCGAGCAGCGGCGATGCGCCGCCCACTTCTCCGCCACCCCGCGCATTGTTCATCTCATCGGTCGTCTTCCTATCCATCTTCTCCGTCGCCTTTGCCGTCTTTGTGGATCTCCCTTTATGCTGCTGCCGGAGGACGGCCCGCACCAGCTCCGAgcacgcggcgcgcgccgcgctcTCAGGCGAACGAGGTGACCGGCCGTTTCTGGTCGAGACGCTGCCGTCGTTTGCCTATGCTAGCCAACCTGAcgaacactagtagagaattcaccttccatgcgccccattttgtcccggtttaaagttagcccgggacaaaaggttcaccaaccaggactaaagctcggtcactggttgggggcttaccaaccgggaccttttatcccggttgcaaaggctagtggaaaaaagaccctgagagaccttttatcccgttttgaaacaccaaccgggataaaagacttatcccggttggtgtttcaaaccgggataaaagggtccccaacggggtggctggaaggggactaaatccctcgaacccttttatcccggtttgtaatacctaccgggataaaagggggtcttttatcccggttggtgtttccaaccccaaccgggataaaagggttccccATGAGTTAATTCAAACGGATTGTATCCCCtgcatagtcagatgtgctgtgtaggtgggatggcaaggaagctacacgtGAGACTGGTGgttgtgggtttgaatcccacgcagcgcacacacgcatatttcgcgtgaaaaatcgcatgACTTTGTGActtgtggggggcctcctgggagcctgggatttcttttttttttgcagcgcctgccgtggtgacccgttttatcccggttggtaaggggatcttttgtcctggttgagtgacccgggacaaagggggtatcccggatggattttcggaagatttgCACCTtaattactaaccgggactaaaggctaatTCTCTACCGGTGGAACACGGCGGAACGGTGGCGGTGCGCGAGTGCGCCGTGTGCCTCGGCGCGGGGCAGGAAGGGGAGATGGTGCGGAGGCTGCCGGCGTGCAGGCACGTCCACCACGTCGAGTGCATTGACCGGTGGTTAGCGGCGCACCGGACATGCGCGTTGTGCCGGTCGGAGCTTGATCCATGCAAGGTGAACTCCGGTGCGTCGCCGCCACCTACGGAGGCGGATCCACCAGATCATCAACTGCCTGTTTAGCTCAGAAAAAGTGTATGCTAGACAGGTATACATTTTTTACTAGATATGTTGGCTTTTGTTCATTATAAGAAGTCAGTTATggattattatatatatatggctTGTGTCTAGTCGTGTGAGACAATGGATGTGGTTTAAGCGTCAGTTGACTCCTACCAAAATTTGGGTAACGAAAATTGTAGTCAATGAGAGAAGAAGGAGGGGAAGAATGAGCAGCTGATCAACCAATTGATCTGATGACTCTATTGGTCTAGACATGGTTTAGTTCGTGTTTGTAAGTTTTTTGCTTTAATTTTGGCTTCTGGAGTAAAGCCAAAAATCTGAGATTAACAGCCAGGTTTTGAAATTGACTTCTATTTACGAAGAAAGAGGTGCATTTGTATTGAAGACAAAAGCCGGTCTAGAGATGCTTTTGTTAGTTTCTGTGGGATACTATTTTAAGGGGCATTGCATATATTATACATTTCATTAATTCAAATGCCAATCAACAATGAAAACTTCAGCTTTTGAAAAGGTAAATTTTCACGACCCCACAGATACCAGCTCTTGGCAGGAAAACGAGCAAATAAACATATACTAGCTCTTATAATAGTCAAAGCAAGTTGGTTGTTTCCATACAACTGATCCTGATCTAATGGTTTATGGGTCGAGCCATAACTCACTATTAAgaaaaagagtaaaatgcatggaTGTCCATTGTAATTGCTAGCGTTTTTCAGTTTGGCCATCATATTTTAAAAAGTGTAAACCACAGCCATTAGACTCACCCGAGTGCGCCAATACAATCATGATTAGTTATATGTATTTGAATGATTTAGCGTATGTTTGACTAATGACTCATGGTCCCCCGTGTACAAATTACAGATGCCTttccatttatatttttttcatttatccCCGTTTTCTCTCCTGATTTTTTTCCATCTACAATCGTCCATTATCCCCCGTTATTTGTTACCCAGATAAGATGGGAGCAGTTCGTGACTTACGTTGGTGGCGGCGGTTGGTGAGCAGCGACTCACGTCCATCAGAAGCTCGACCACGTATGGAGCGAGGGGAATTCTAGCCCTCGCTGGGCATGGATCCCGTCCACCGGGCAGAGAAGGCTCCGCCTCCTAATTACAGCATGGTGCCAACACGTGTTAGCGGAGAATTCATCTTCCATGCGCCCCTTTTTTCCGATTTAAAGTTAGCTCGGGACAAAaagttcaccaaccgggattaaagctcgGTCCCTggcggggggctcaccaacccggaccttttattccggttgcaaaggctagtagAAAAAAAGCCttgagaggcattttatcccgatttgaaacaccaaccggaataaaagacccccttttacccaacggggtggctgaaacaggactaaatccctcgaacccttttatgctggttggtattacaaaccgggataaaaggggatcttttatcccggttggtgtttccaaccgggataaaagggtccgcacgagttaatacaaaatgaTTGTATTTCCTATATAGTTatatgtgctgtgtaggtgggatggcaaagAAGCTACGCATGAGGCTGGAGGTCGTCGGTTCGAGTCCCACgtagcgcgcacgcgcatatttcgcgtgaaaaatcgtgtaacttgtgacttgtgaaaaATCGTGTGGGGCCTCcggggtttctttttttttcagcgcGGCCTggcgtggtgacccgttttatcccggttggtattaccaaccgggataaaaggggatctttagtcccagttgagtgacccgggataaaagacccctccttttgtctcgattgggtTCAAATGCCACGCAGCGCGCATGcgcatattttgcgtgaaaaatcATGACTCGTGACTTGTGTAAAatcgtgtggggggcctcccggggtttcttttttttttttgcagcgcggcctggcgtggtgacccgtttatcccagttggtattaccaaaagggggtctttagtcccgattgagtgatccgggataaaagatctctccttttatctcgattggtttattCCGAATAGATTTTCGGAAGATTTGCATCCTACCAAATGGTACTAATACCGAGTGTCTACCACTGTAAAATCGCAGGAGTGCGAACACACTCGTCTAGACCCGCAGGAGCGACGCCAAACTGAAACACACTAACAATTACAGTGACCATTCATATATTTTACTCTAAGAAAAGTAATTACTCAGTCTAGAATCTTCTGCCCAATGCTTCCAGTTAGAAAATTAATCACTGAATGATATTGACCGTCAAGAAAAGTTGGGCTCGAGGGGAGCGATCGCTATAGTGATCGTGATGGTGATGCCTTCTCACGATTTATCTAGGGGTTAGTAATAAAATGCGTAAATGTGACCGTGGTGTCATGAACATGCGGAGATTATGGTGTCATTCAAGCAAGACCAACAGTGATGATGCATTAATCGCAAAAAATTAGGAAGTTGTTGGTGGGTGCAAATGATCAAACATACCTTCTAATTTTATGAATATACTACTCtactactctctccatcccaaattaatatttatttttaattttctaGATAAATAACTTTACTATCTGTCATATAGATCTAAgtgcatatcaaaagttatgtatatagaaaagtcaaaaccacTACGATCCAGGCAAGCCACACTTTTCATATTTTGGTCGACAAAACTAGCAAAGGATCAAACTTATTTTCTGACCTTTCAGGAAAGGAACATATCATCATCCAAATTTagtttaacatagaaatctcaACTAGGCTAATTTCGTTGAGTCAAAATCAGATTCCACGCCCGAATGTAAAGGGGAGagtgggtggggtggggtggggggaggggggggatTGAGTTGACGAGGACAAAAGAATGATATATCTACTAGATCATATGACATATTGGTTGTTCAAGTTGGATCCAATCATGTGGTTTCTTAAGTGTTAAATTATTATCTACTAGCTATGCTAACCAGTTCATCCTGGTCAGCGGAAGAAAGAGTTGACACTGTCACCCCTTATCAAATTGCAAGTGTCACTTTCTTCCGGGTAAACGCTACATGCGCAGACATGAAGCTTCCAGTACTAAAAATTCCAGGATAAACTACTAGAGCTACAGCTATAATCCTCTCCGATCAACACCGCAATCCATGTCAACGCCATCCGTATCATTCTCATGATAAGCCCCCCGTACTCACCCAGGCCGTACTAATCCGGCAGAAGGATCGGCTCAAACAGCTAGGAAGCAGTGCCATCTcgatcgccgccgcggctccgCCACCATGGCTTCTTTCGTTCCATCGCCGGGTTTGTCGGAGTTGCAGAACCGCCGGACGACGACGGGAACGATCATCTTCAGCTACACCTGCGTCGGGCTCACGGGCACCGCGCTCGTCGCCGTCCTCTTCTTCTACTTCTACCAACATTTCCGCCGACGGGCACCAGTCACCGCCGCCGGGGCAGAAGGCAATCCGGGAGCAGGAGACCACCATGTCGGAGTGGACGTCACCAAGCTTCCCGAGTACGCCTACACCCAGTCGTCGAGgcgccggagcagcggcggcgacggggcgcaGTGCTCGGTGTGCCTCGGCGCCGTGCAGCCCGGCGAGATGGTGCGGCGGCTGCCCATGTGCAAGCACCTCTACCACGTCGAGTGCATCGACATGTGGCTGGCGTCGCACGCGACATGCCCGATGTGCCGGTCGGACGTCGAGCTGCCGGCGGATGGTAaagcggcgccgccgacggagCCGCCACAGGAAGTGCCGCCGGTGTAGTTCATTAGCGCCGGTCATGTGTCGTCTGTTCCTCCGACGGGCTCGTCAATTCGTAGCTTGTCACCTGTGTAATGCATTTGTATATAGGAGTACATCAGGAAATTGGTGTGGTTTCAACCGTATATATTCAAGATCATCACTTCGTCTTTTGATTTGCAAACTTCTAGCTCAAAGGATAACCGGGCCTAGTTCAGTTTTCAGGTGCAGCTGCACTATATCTAATCCGAGAGTTCAAATTTCGGTAGGGAAAGGGGCCAAAGGGCACACCGAGATTGCgagttttgttttgatttttgatGAAAACATTCAAATACAATATTTTATATTGAAAAATGAACAATCGACAAAATAAATAACAAGCGAATCTTGGAGTAAAACTCACATTCGCCTATTTCTCATCACCTCTACCATTACGCCATATTTTTAAATTTGTAACTGTAGGCTGGCAGCAGGTCTAtctctacagctaaaaaaaATCGAGGGGGACAAATTCCTGGACGTTGTACGTCTTCTGCCTCTTCGTTTTTTCCCGCGGACCCACCCTATCCCCTCGTCCCAATCCGGTTTTTCCCGCCGTTGACGCTAAAATCTGGACTTTCCCCTCGTCCCAATCCGGTTTTTCCCCCTTGACGCAAAAATCTGAACTTTAGGCTTGTGCGTTGAACAACATGAAGAACTTAGAAGATCTACTTAATTCTAGTGTAGACAACACGAAGAACTTAGAAGATCTACTTAATTCTAGTGTAGACTCCAAATCAGCTCACGAGTGGTTGCCAGTCAATTTGATCTGAAAATTGACATGCTAAACATTATATTCCTGAGCCGATCGGTGtgaagcctttcgaactcatggtTAGTCATtgttggaataaacaccacgatagatagatatttaatgtaagcatatggtgtaaataaataaaacattaatagcatgccatcggctatatgagccaatgggctaagataaagcattgtaacacAACAACCATAGAAGAAGGAGCTCTTGTCAACCATGCGCACATCAGATAGATTAAGAGATCTAGTTATTATCTTGATAAGTgcaattgaacttagacaaggtaacacgaatcaGAGAGCATTAACATCAATCCAttaacttaaaagattagaacacagcCAACAAGGACTTCTTGGCTACCGCTTACAAATTAATAAACTAATAAAACCTAATCAATATCATGATCGTGTAATTGAACgtagacaaggtaacatggtGAGAGGACATTAACTTCGGCACATTAACTCAACTAGACAAGCTCGCAGCAGCGAGATCTCGTACGTGCCCCAATCGGCTCAATGACTACATCATGCTTCCGTGAGATACGGATAAGATCCGACCGAAGCATTAGCTCTCAACAGTAGCGTGTCGACGTCAGATGCCTAACGGTTCGCAATATGAGAGGCatgggtaaagatctatcggacctagcatatataaagcagtaAAAGTATGCAAGATCTAACCAGTCGATACGATCCGGTAACAGTGAACGTTTAAACAAGGCAAGGAAACCGATGAGGGCTACCTAACTAGATCTAAAccgttcgataactgtgagcgcttgattaaactaagagatcgatacgataCAAGTTAATAAAACTAAACAAGAAAAAGCAGGTATAACTTGGTGCTGAATAAGGAAACTCTGTCTAATCCAACTAGGATTTGTTTAGAAGGCCAGTTAGGAAAATTTGATCATCAATCGTCCCCTAGTTCATCATTCCAAAAGAACACAAATTAAATTTTGCTTTCATCATTGCTGGCAGATGATATGTCTAAGAATGAATGGACTTACATATGGACCTCCTCAAATTTCACAATTATCTCTCTGGCACTTGCCTCTCCGCTTTTCAAATGGATGTGGAAATCCGAAGTTCAAAACAAACACAAGTTCTTCTTCTAGCTGTTGCTTAGGACCGGCTCAACACAAGAAACCTCCTTAGAAGGAATTCGAAGCACATGCATCTAGAGTCTTAGAACTGTGTCCTTTGTATTGAGTAAGGAGGAAACAATCACATATCTGTTCTTCTCATGTCCGTTCAGTCAGGATTGTTGGATCTTCTTGGATAGTAGTTGGGATCTCAGTCTTCCCACACTGGATACGGTAATTCACGCAAGATAAAGATTTGGTTTAAGCATTTTTACGGAAATTTGTGATGGTGGTTGCTTGGTCAATGCGGTGCCATCGAAATAGCATTGTCTTCGACAGGGGGACTGTGTCATTAGCTAGATGGAGAG
It includes:
- the LOC101781611 gene encoding RING-H2 finger protein ATL39 produces the protein MASFVPSPGLSELQNRRTTTGTIIFSYTCVGLTGTALVAVLFFYFYQHFRRRAPVTAAGAEGNPGAGDHHVGVDVTKLPEYAYTQSSRRRSSGGDGAQCSVCLGAVQPGEMVRRLPMCKHLYHVECIDMWLASHATCPMCRSDVELPADGKAAPPTEPPQEVPPV